The genomic DNA CTTCAAAGTATATAAGAGGACGTATGGTCACTATGAAACTCGATGTAGCTATAACGAACTCATTCTAAGGCGATGAAAAGAGATTCTTAGTTCCTTGTGATTAtccactgattaaaacatacttatgaaaaCTATATTGCATTTCTACAAAGTCCATTTGATTATATGCCACAAAATTCTACACACTTTAACACCAAAACAATAGTACAGACATGTATATTAAATACATCtgggaagtaaaaaaaaaatgagtaaaaacatcTTTTGTCTCTCACCATTATTGTTCTTCTTCCAGAGGAAGTATCCAGCGATGCTGACTACCAGGAGCAGCAGTACAACAACAGGTCCAATAACAGCACCAAGAGGGAAATCTGAAGaaccaaaacagaacatttaactTCGTTTATCTCACTCTTTCATCACTTAATGGATCAGATTGTATCTATTAACACAACTTTAGTCATTTAAGTTTCTAAAAGAAAGTcacaagaagaagagaaacgTATCATGAATTCTTTTGGTGTccaaagagacaaataaaatctggatgatttaaaaacagacaaatgaaaaagaaacaactgtAGGAAACAAACAACACCATCcatcacaaattcacaaaatataaatcagatgaaattaaactaaatgtgtttctcaCCTCCATAACTCTTGTCCCGGTTCGTCTGAATCGCTGTTTTATCCAGTTTGGTGATGATGTCGTCCTTCACACCAGAgagatgaaacacacattcGTATCTCCTCCAGTTTTCAGGTGTGACTGATGAAAGGTCCAGGTCAACACTCATCTGGAATGATCCATCATGGTTGGGGAGGATCTCTCCAAGTTCCACGTTCTCATGaagctcctctccatctttcctccagaaCATCATGACTCTGTCAGGGTAGAAACCTGTAGCGAAGCAGctgactggagaggagggagtcttCTGGAGGAGAGACACTGAGGGAAGCTCTGGAGAGTAAAGACAAAGACAGTTTATAGTTTCAGTTATAGTTTAtgattatttacagtatatttgtagTGACTCAGCTCCACACTTTAGCTGTTACTGGTTGCTAATGACTGTGATTGTTTAGACGTGTAATCACAATATTAATGATAGGCTATTCTGTCTTTCCAGTAGATTCACATCATGCATTTATTGTCTTACCAAAATGTCCATGTTACACATTGTCTGCACTTTTCATAAACCTTTCACataaactaaacaataaaacaaaaacaaatatagacCTAGCCAGGCCATTACCATGCACCCCCTAGTGTTGGAGATGAGCATTAGATTTAACCCAAATCCAACACATTGCTcctacaatattattattatcattcatgtttgatataatttatttaaatgtgtcagtaacacttacatatacagtatgaatgacACATAATTGAAGTTTGActgaggaaaggagggagggacattggagaagaaagacagatgaagaAAAGTGATACCACCTGCCTCAAGGATGGCAACAAGAACGGAGGCCACACACAGATATTACCACCAAGTAATTTATTGAAcccaaacaaataaacattaactaACTAGCGGGGTGGATGAAATAGGAAAAGCAGCAGTGTTGTTAGCAGCATGTAGATGAGTGAAAATATGGTGTAATGTGTGTTGTCAGACACAACAaaccaaagaaaggaaaaaggggcTGCAGGcccaggggagagagagagagagagagagagagagagagagagagagagagagagagagagagagagagagagagagagagagagagagagagagagagagagagagagagagagagagagagagagagagagagagagagagagagagagagagagagagagagagacactccCAGAAAGGTGGTCCTTTAATACCCTCTGGAAGCCCAGCCAAGAGAGACAGGTACAAGCAGACAACCCTCCCAGATCTACCTGTATCTGCAAAAAACAGTCAGAACATGTCAGAGAAGAAGGCAGAGTGGGAGGCAAGGCATGGTCTGAGTGAGAGACTAGAttaggaagagagaaggaggacagtgagagagagacacacagaaatatgagatagaaagagacagaaaattgAGGAAAAAGATGgtgataaatgtgtgtaaactgaGACTCAGCAGGTCTCTGTATGTTGGTTCATATTAATTGgaatattaacatattaacattGTTGTGTGATGTGATTCTACCTGTTCTCATCAGAGAGCTCCTCCCATACTTCATAAACTTCTTCAGCCAGTCAGGGCACTCCTGGGTGAGGACGTTCTTATAATATGCCAACCTTTCTTTGTCATTGTTCCAACTGTTTTTGGTGATAACAGCCTGTTGTTTTGGAGCGATCCATGTATTTGTCTTCACATCCCACGATAGGACGTCTTCTCCATCGTAACCAATCTGTCTGAAACCATCAACCTCTCCAGTCTCATCGTCCCATTCACAGCAAACCATCCACTGAAAAACATggacacctgagagagagacagagacacagactgcAGTAAACCAGAGTGAGATCTCAGCACAGTCAGCTGTCATCAGCTGATATCACATCTtcaccacagagacacactgatccacacacaccaaaacacaacatctacaccttctgctgttattggctggatAGAAACCACTCCACTAAACCACTAATCTAATCTGTACTTCTGCTAAatatttagagctgcaactaatgattattttctatcAGTTCAGCTATTGATTTCTTTTTGGTTAATCTATTAAACATTTACTTTACAACATGTCAGAAAAGAGTGAACAGTGCCTGGAAAGTAGTCTACCTCAAATGTCAAGGAAGATGGTAGGCAATACTGATGGATTGTTTTGTATGATCAACACTGAACAGTTTAATTTTTGATGATATAAAGATGTAAAAAGcataacattttcatatttgagaaaatgaaaccagcaaatgtttCTCATGTTTTACTCAATAAAAGACTTTAATGAttatcaaaattattttttacttaaggTACTAAACGATTAACTGGatgaaacataaacaaacctCCAGTTTGGTTGAAGCGCTTcttcaaaatgttaatgttgccTTTGAACTCCTGCTGGAGACCCATGAAGATCTGAGTCTCCCTCTCCCAGTAATGTGGATCATCTTCTGTGATTCCGTTCATCCAGTCCTGTTTGGGTTCTTTTCTCATGGTGTTGCTGTCATAGTGATGTATCTGAACATCATTGACCATCCCGACAACCACAAACTCCGGGAAGTTTGGGACTTGAGAGGACGCAGTGAAGAATTTCTTCAGAGTGTGAATTACTGTAAGAAAATGTTCATGTAATCATTTCAGTTTTCTGAATTAAAGTTTTATAGGAATCAAAAGAAGCTACAGTGCATTCTCCTGATAATTTCTGTTGTGCAGCGATGACATGAAAGatacaaagataaataaatatggatgtgtatacagtcagtgtgagacagagtatgccactcggAATAAGTGCacagagacagagtcagaagtgtgaatgtctggtgggagagagttccaaaggcggggggcagattggctgaaagctcttgaccctgTGGTGGTAAGTAGGGAGATGGGGCAAAGATCTAGATGGCAGAAGAGGATCGGAGAGTGTGGGAAGGTATGAAGATGTGAGTacgttcagagagatatgatggtgccaggttgtgaaggatcttgaaaGTGAGGAGCAGAATCCTAAAatcaatgcaggatttgatagggagccaatgaagttgctgcagggcaggagtgatgtgttcaatagagggagttctggtgATGATACGAGCGACTGTATTCTGAACCAATTGGAGTTTATGAAGAGATTTCAAAAGAAGACCAAAGAGGACAAAGTTACaatagtccagacgggatgtaaTCAGGGTGTTTACAAgtatagcggtgcaggttggtgaaagtgagggacgcaGACGATTGCGTAGATGGAAGAATGAAGACCAAGTAACGTTATGGATGTGGGTTTCAAaggataatgtgctgtccaggatgacacccaggctcttaacctgaggggatggaggaacagtggaattgatGATGGTCATGGAGAAAGTGTTATGTGTTGCTAAGATGGATCTGGTACcgatgaggaggacctcagttttgtcactgttgagtttaagaaagttgagtgagaacCATGacttaatttccagtaagcagtcgGATAGAGCtgtgggtggcagagtggaggtagtcttagtggaaagatagagcTGGGTGTGGTCTGCGTTgagttgaacaaactgtgtgtgaccagagagatatgatctgaACCAAGCCAGAGGGATGccagtgattccaatggaggctaacctgtccaggaggacGTCGTCATGAGAGACAGTGTCGAAGGCTGCGCTCAGGTCAAGGAGGACCAGTATGCAGAGTAGTTCAGAGTCAGATGtcatcaggaggtcattggtaGTTTTCACCAGGGCTATCTCAGTATTGTGGAGGGGACAGaaaccagactgaaattgttcataaAGATAGATGAGTGTTGACCTGAGCTGCCACAGTTCCTTCAAGAGAAATGTCAGGACGATACATGCTGTACGTGAttaaattttattttctatattctaaaacatattgtatttgatttgattatatAACGTCTATTATGGTTAAGGTTGGGTACTGACCTCATTATGTCGTTACTACTGATTTTTGATTCACGTCAAACCAAATGGTCATACATTTTGGTAAATTCAGAGGTATCATTCTGGTGCAGAACACATGAGCTGGACACATGTGATTGTCTCTTTCTGGTAGTTTTATACCTTTTGCTCATGGATGCACTTCTGCCACTGGCTAACAGTGACAAGAAATCTCATAAAAATCACTATACCTACTAAACACAGTCATGGTGTCAGCATGTGTAACTCTATAATAGCTAAAActacacagatgcattgtgggaaaacagtgcttacaacataaaaacatgaatatatatgtttttatatatttactttgtGTGTATACATCTCGTATTTACACTgtatataatttacatttttttctaataattgCACCCTTTACATTTAGATTTGCATCTTTATTCTTTTGCATTACAGATTTAGAGTAAAGCACCGAGATGAAGTACCATTGATATGAGTACAGATACTGAACGGTACCAGTATCGTTTCAACTGTGAAAGTTACTCAACCCTAAATATGGTCTTTAGCTGATACTGTAAACTGTGAATGATGACAACttacttttcttcttcctgaaGTTTTCTGCACATCTCCTGATACAGTTTAATGGGTTGTAAAGTATAAGAGTTACAGTgtcaaacaagtaaaaaaataaaaggcattAAGTTATCTGCCGTAATTACAGATAAAGACATAATATTGTAACATCATAAAACTTACACACTCAGTATTAAGTCATTATGAACATGAGATCTGAGATGATGATTTCTGTTACTTGGCAAATTTATATTTGAGTTattgaacaaaaataatgaagGTTGTCAGTCATTTAGTTTACAAACATTAGTGaatgatattaaatattgtgCCATCAGAGCAACAAGTTGTTTGTCTTCAGCATCAATATCTATGGAAACAGCGCCATCTGCTGACTCATGTTGGTTACTAATAAAAACCTTCAGCAGTCTGTAGATGTTAATTATACACACTTCAGATTAAATGTAGTGACGTCTTTAAGACTGAAAAGTGTTTGTTAACACATTTATATCATTTCTACAATAATAAGTAATGAATAATATCACTAATTAATAGTTACACTGACTGAAGATGTGATTTTCAtcattgttgtttgtttggaacaaatatgaatatttaatagaaaaatgaCGTCatgaacaataaaataaagtacaacTATGGTCAAGTgtagtttaacatgtttttgttgtatttgagttatattttaactgttttctttatttatctgagtgtgtgttggaCTATTTTGTGCTGCCATTTTGTCCAGAACGCGCTCGGACCGAGTCGATCTAAAACGTCCTCTTGATGAAATAGTATAACGTCAAATAATGGACctgattaaaaatgatgaaagaaaaaatgcgTTTTAATTTCCTATTTTCACAAATAGGAAATTTAGCCCAAAAAAAGATAGGTtaccaaaaaaacagacattaatcAACACGTTGCACAGACTGGATTTAAAGTGAACAATATTATGagtttgtgactttttaaacatttctataaTCTGCAATGAAGTCAGGGAACTAAACATCTAATACTGTAGCTGAGACTAAGTGGTTCAGGTGTGGTAGCCGTCGCCAAGGGGTGTTGatcagacacagaggaggcagaactTCCTTTACCATTTATTAGGCGAATGTGTGTGGTCTACAGGaaacaaacatatgcaaaatcCAGAGGCAATTAGGTTACACCTTAAATGTAATCCtaacattacatactgtaactGACCATGAAAATAACACTGCAAATTCAAGGTAAGTAATGGTCTGCATATACTCTATTAAAACAAGGACcaaaagaaacaatatttataaaataatgaataaactgGCCTTCAGTCTCCTTCATTTGGTACGTCACATATTTAACTGAAAAACATGCCTTTATGGTCTCATACACTCCAGGTGGCACTCTCTAAAGCTTGACATTCAAATTATGCATTAATCACACAATAGCACTAAACTGGATGCATGAACTGTCACCAAAATAACACTACACATTATGCATCAATTATCTGCACTCAATTAACAccaaagtattattattactctgtCCTGCTTACACACATAAAGTTACAGAATAATTATGCCAGAAATATAGcttaaagaaataaaggaaatgcCATAAACATCCATCCTAAGCATTTCTTGGTAATATGGATTAGCTGTGAAATTTAGCTAAACACAGGCTGCAACAATTTAACAAGCTGCCTCTACACGTAGtgaaataattacaaattaaacaCCAAATGCAGGTAAACTTGCACTTACTTTTTTACATTCACGCACACAGAAAGTCCACGGAAAATAAACTGATTCATAACTGGTACTATTAACTAAACTCTTATCTGCTCCAAAAcgcttttcttctcctcctgggcctttacactgttttttctgctgcaggactagtcagctctgattggctgctgccaCTAAACGAGCAGCTGagaagaaggggaggggaggggctgATATGCTCATGATCGCTGCATGATCTCAAGTCCGCACCTCAGAGTCTCTTGAACAAATACTACGAAACAAACCTTAAATTCGTATCACCATGTCTACAGATATAAAGGCTTTTCTTAAACCATCAACCGAccgaaaaataaaaaagactgacctgctgctgtgctgtgtagACCCAGGAGGACCAGAAAAACCAAGATCTTCATTCTGAACTGAAGTCTACATCTCTACTgtcaaatgatttgtttttaaaaaaatccagaaacAAACATACTATGCTTTTTTGCGAAGGTAAGACAGACAGGAGCGCTCACTTCCGCGTCTTTCTTTGCCAATGAGACTTCAGTGTGAGACCAACGTCActtaaactgaactaaacagGTTATGAAGGAAAGGGAAAATAACATTTGCGTGTTTTTACACGTTGTAGAGCTTGGAGAGAGGCATACCAGGCTTTATTTTGGGTTTGTTAGCTTTGGCAGTGCATGGAAATCATATTATAACATACATCCGCTGAACGTTTCACACCAATCTCCTTTTAATTATGGAGCTAATTTGGGTTACTCAACGTCAAAAGGTCAATGTATATATCGACAAAACATTAATTCATATATTTTCCTTGGTCTTATACGAAATGTGCAAatgaaataatcacattttgcTTTAGGCCGAAATGATGCAAGACTCCTATGTACTTGCAAAGGGTTTAGTTTAATACTCTCCAAATAGGCTGCAATTGATGATATACAATTTAACACTATGACCATTATCTAGCAGAGTCTGGGACCCAGATATATAGTAtaacatcatcataataataataataataatactaaggCCAGTATAATAGCAGTATATCACAGTatgtagtagtaataataataattttacatacaataaataatatactaTGAGTATAAGAATATGTAAATAAGTAGATCCttctgtgttcatttttcatttgcttttcATTTACATCAAAATGTTCTTCCATATAACTGCCTAAAAATGGTTCTTCGTTACGTTCGAATAAAATTGATTACTTGACTACTTACACTGAATTATGCACATTTTATTCAATGTCAGTGATATTCCTGCCAGTTTGACCAGCCCACCACTGTGGTGGTTCTATGAGGTCTGTTTACCATATATTcaaaaaagtgtgaaattggTGATACTGAGTTGGAGTGACTAACAAGATgaaacacagaattgggtgacaATGTTTTGCTACATGCTTTACaaccagtaaaaccaaaaaaggGAACTGTAAACATCCAAGTAGCAATAGAAAACTAGAAGAACTACTAGAAAACAGTGAACTGAAAGAGttagttttattaaaaaaatacttgtgTCCCCCccacttctgaaatgaaaatttCGTCCTTGGTCTGGGTTAATTGTTTCATTACACGGAAAAAAGCCACAACATCGTTCCTGGCTTTGGGCTATAACATTAGATATACTTTTGTGTGAAGAACTCGTCTATTTCGTGTAGTTTGGCAGCGCAGCTGGGGGGAAAATACCGAAAGAAATATCCTAATTTACCTTGGACGAAGCAACAACCAGAGAGACAGCTTTCAGGTGTTTCTCTCTGCGGgtatcagagagaaaaaagcagcatttaTCTCGACGGTGTATCAATCAGAATCTGAGTTATTGCCAAACAGATAATCAGATTACGGGAtttgtttgagtgtttttgagGTGCATAACAACATTTAACGACCAAAAAAGGCAAGTTTATTTCTATGAAACATGTTATACATAAGGGCAATTTAATGTACTTTTGCTTTGCATTatgcataaaaaatgaaaaactgcatgaaacattacaatacatatttaaaatgggAAATATAGGAAACgactaaaaaaaatatataactgaaAACTcagacacaacatttaaaagaatttGACAGCATGCTGCCTGATGTAGTTTTTCAGCTCCACAGGTAGAGGGAGCCCTCCGACAAGCAATAATCCACCAGGACTAAACTTCTGGAGGGGACTCGTCTCTgcctttatttttccttctttgccTACTTGGTCTTTATGTACCTGTAATCTGTAACAGTCACAGAGATCATGACTAGGGTTAGTTAGGGTGTgttcaagacttttttttatgtgtgcaggGTGTgttcaagacttttttttatgtgtgcatcATGACTCCTTTGATCCAGAAAATGGAAATTATTGAGATGCAAATTGACATGTGAGGCTGCAAGCTTTCAGGAGTGGAATCCAGTCTGTGCCAAGAGAGGTCAGATGAGGacaagagaaacagaaacaatgtCTTGAACAAAAGATTGTAATCTCACCCATAAAATGACTGCCTATAATAGCAGGATGAATTACCCAGCAGACACTCCAATCATGCATGATCCTCATATTCAGAGAGCAATACCTATAGTAGtatgcttttaaaaatgcaaatcgTTTTTATGATATGAAACCTCTAATATTTCCATTCACCCTTTTTCCCTTTTATATGCTGCAGCTTCTTATAGATTAAAACCATTTGCACACACATGATTAATGACTTTTCAGATTGGCATCACTCGAGTCTTGCTGATGTTCATCTTGTTCAAAAACAAAAGGATTACAAAAAGCTCTGCTGGCCTGGCGGGGACAGATGAGATCACAACCAtgacttcctctttcttcttccgGATGTGGGTGCCAAGATGGGTGCCAGATCTGTGTGTCACACACAAACGAAACCTAACTGACTGGTCTGGTGATTTCCCGAGAAACAGCACAGATGAATGTACTGTTTCTGCCAAGTGGGGGAGCTCGAACACTATTCTTGCTCTGGAAAAGGCAACCATCTCCTGTACTAATGTGGTGGTTTTCTGGTTATACGGCTGCAGTTAATATAAGGTTGTTTTAACAGGTTAAATGTGTTGATCCTGCACCAAGAGCAGGAGTAGCAGGGCTGAAGAGATAGACAAGAAAATAGTTAATCAAGTGACTGTTTCTGCCTGCTCCAAGTAAATAAGTGTGTTGTCTTTTGTAAAGTTTAATTTTTGtgctaaaaaacacaaaatagcCCCAAATCAAAACATGCTTGCACCATATAACATTGGATATCGTCTAATTCCCAGtgtataaaataatgtttgtgaGAAAACTGACAGTTGACAATATGCCCAGagggacaaagagagagagagagagagagagagagagagagagagagagagagaatcaagaatagaatttaaaatccttctcctcactttttaaagctcttactggtcaggctccatcataccttaaagagctcatagtaccttatgtacctaccagaacactgcgctcccagaacgcaggcctacttgtggtacctagtatctctaaaagtagaatgggaggccgagccttcagttatcaggctcctctcctgtggaaccatctcccagattcggtccggagggcagacagcctctctacttttaagagtaggcttaaaactttcctttttgatagagcttaaagttagcaagctcctagtttatgctgctataggcttagactgccgggggactcctacctccatgatgcactgagctcctctctcctcctctctctctctatccatccatctatatccaataacattcatgtactattaatgcattcagtaacctacacttcttccccggagttgtctgtgctttctcatctcacaggcaatctgggcctgtagacgtccggatgacatattccagtcccggaccttctagcttcaatgtttattttcaatgtgctactctctctctctcctattcttcctctctctcccctctaccccaaccggtcgaggcagatggccgcccactttgagcctggttctgcctgaggtttcttcctgttaaaagggagttttttcttgccattgtcgctaaatgcttgctcatgtgggaatgttgggtctctttaaaattaaaacttgaagagtacggtttagaacctgctctatgtgtaaagtgccttgagataactttgttgtgatttggcgctatacaaataaagattgattgattgattgattgagagagagagagagagagagagagagagagagagagagagagagagagagagatgagagagagagagagagagtgagagacagagagagagagagagagagagagagagagagagagagagagagagagagagagaggggggggggagagaggtgTGTGCCATttcaaaacaacaaagacagGTGTGGCACAGTGACGTAGGCTAGCATGCATTTGCTGGAGGTAGAATCTGAATCTGTGAATCTAAGTTTAGGATCTTCACACAGCACTGT from Scomber scombrus chromosome 16, fScoSco1.1, whole genome shotgun sequence includes the following:
- the LOC133996506 gene encoding major histocompatibility complex class I-related gene protein-like, whose protein sequence is MKILVFLVLLGLHSTAAVIHTLKKFFTASSQVPNFPEFVVVGMVNDVQIHHYDSNTMRKEPKQDWMNGITEDDPHYWERETQIFMGLQQEFKGNINILKKRFNQTGGVHVFQWMVCCEWDDETGEVDGFRQIGYDGEDVLSWDVKTNTWIAPKQQAVITKNSWNNDKERLAYYKNVLTQECPDWLKKFMKYGRSSLMRTGRITSHNNVNMLIFQLI